The proteins below come from a single Campylobacter sp. CCUG 57310 genomic window:
- the hydE gene encoding [FeFe] hydrogenase H-cluster radical SAM maturase HydE translates to MSSIKFINELEATHTTSLYGLEKIIADNDNCEYLFEAANRVRQKFVKQEVHLKALIEISNICAKECFYCGLRSKNKSLKRYKMSADEVVSCAKEAAISGYKTVVMQSGESGAFKDDEICEIIREIKKFGVQITLSFGEKSFEQYKAYKEAGADRYLLRIETTNQALYKALHPNMSLKNRIKCLENLRILGYETGSGLLVGLPGSSAKILARDLMFLKKHDFDMIGIGPFIPATNTPLEYSKAGEIKLALKANALTRLLLPKINIPATTAIETLDPNEGRKMALRSGANVIMPSITQGRYHDLYRLYPNKFCLKESVAEIYDRFDDMLALIGDKISLTNGNSVHFNQRQGL, encoded by the coding sequence TTGTCATCTATAAAATTTATAAATGAGCTTGAAGCAACCCATACCACTTCGCTTTACGGGCTTGAAAAGATCATTGCTGACAATGACAACTGCGAGTATCTTTTCGAGGCGGCAAATAGAGTTAGACAAAAATTTGTAAAACAAGAGGTGCATCTAAAAGCTCTTATAGAGATCTCAAATATCTGTGCTAAAGAGTGCTTTTACTGCGGTCTTAGAAGCAAAAACAAAAGTCTAAAACGCTACAAGATGAGCGCAGATGAGGTAGTTTCTTGCGCCAAAGAAGCCGCCATAAGCGGATATAAAACCGTAGTCATGCAATCAGGCGAAAGTGGCGCATTTAAAGATGATGAAATTTGCGAGATCATACGCGAGATAAAGAAATTTGGCGTTCAGATCACGCTTAGCTTTGGCGAAAAGAGCTTTGAGCAGTATAAAGCCTACAAAGAAGCGGGTGCAGATAGATACCTGCTTCGCATAGAAACTACCAATCAAGCTCTTTATAAAGCTCTTCATCCCAACATGAGCCTAAAAAACCGCATTAAGTGTTTAGAAAATTTGCGAATCTTAGGCTACGAGACGGGAAGCGGCTTGCTTGTGGGCTTGCCGGGAAGTAGTGCTAAAATTCTAGCAAGAGATCTGATGTTTTTAAAGAAACACGACTTTGACATGATAGGCATAGGGCCTTTTATACCCGCTACAAACACACCGCTTGAGTACTCAAAAGCAGGCGAGATAAAGCTAGCCCTAAAAGCAAACGCTCTAACAAGACTGCTTTTGCCTAAGATAAATATCCCCGCCACAACCGCTATTGAAACGCTTGATCCAAACGAAGGACGTAAAATGGCTTTAAGAAGCGGTGCAAACGTCATCATGCCTTCAATCACGCAAGGCAGATATCACGATCTATATAGGCTCTATCCGAATAAATTTTGTCTAAAAGAAAGCGTGGCTGAAATTTATGATAGGTTTGATGATATGCTTGCCTTGATAGGAGATAAAATTTCGCTTACAAACGGCAACAGCGTGCATTTTAACCAAAGGCAAGGGCTGTGA
- the hydF gene encoding [FeFe] hydrogenase H-cluster maturation GTPase HydF produces MNTPKSMRTAIGIFGRRNVGKSSIMNMLSNQSASIVSDVAGTTTDTVQKSIEIHGLGAATLFDTAGVDDVGELGKQRVLKTNETIENIDIALLVVENNEFGKFESELIAKFKSLSKPFLVLVNKCDLKGSKDEFLNLIKPFKFVKTSAKTSLNLELIYENLAEISKQISKDTDDLFSGILNPDDIVLLITPIDDEAPKGRLILPQVQAIRQILDGKAYVCVSSGADVSKTAQIFKPNLIVCDSQCVLEVVKTAPKEAKITTFSILMSRLKGDLSEFIKGSERAKSLKDNDKILIAEACTHNAKDGDIARVKIPKMLSKFSGKKLEFSYTNGKDYPANLDEFALIIHCGGCMINKTMMKNRMQKASHAIVPITNYGIIISLCQGVLDRVTEIFKTA; encoded by the coding sequence GTGAACACTCCAAAATCGATGCGCACGGCCATAGGGATTTTCGGCAGGCGAAACGTCGGCAAATCAAGCATTATGAACATGCTAAGCAATCAAAGCGCCTCTATAGTATCCGATGTTGCGGGAACTACGACCGACACGGTGCAAAAGAGTATCGAGATACACGGGCTTGGCGCCGCTACGCTATTTGATACGGCGGGCGTTGATGATGTGGGCGAACTTGGCAAGCAAAGAGTTTTAAAGACAAACGAGACGATAGAAAATATCGATATAGCCCTTTTGGTTGTAGAAAATAACGAATTTGGCAAATTTGAAAGCGAGCTTATTGCCAAATTTAAAAGCCTAAGCAAGCCTTTTTTAGTGCTTGTAAATAAGTGCGACCTAAAAGGGTCAAAGGATGAGTTTTTAAATTTGATAAAGCCATTTAAATTTGTCAAAACTTCTGCCAAAACGAGTCTGAATTTAGAGCTGATTTATGAAAATTTAGCCGAAATTTCAAAGCAAATTTCAAAAGATACTGACGATCTTTTTAGCGGAATTTTAAATCCTGACGACATAGTCTTACTTATAACGCCGATTGATGATGAAGCGCCTAAAGGCAGGCTTATATTGCCTCAAGTGCAAGCCATAAGGCAAATTTTAGACGGCAAGGCTTACGTTTGCGTCTCAAGTGGCGCGGATGTGTCAAAAACCGCGCAGATATTTAAGCCAAATTTGATAGTGTGCGACTCGCAGTGCGTCTTAGAAGTCGTAAAAACAGCTCCAAAAGAGGCAAAAATCACTACTTTTTCTATCTTGATGTCAAGACTAAAGGGTGATTTGAGCGAATTTATAAAAGGCTCTGAGCGAGCCAAAAGCCTAAAGGATAACGATAAAATTTTAATAGCCGAAGCCTGTACTCACAACGCAAAAGACGGTGACATAGCAAGGGTTAAGATCCCAAAAATGCTTAGCAAATTTAGCGGTAAAAAGCTTGAGTTTAGCTACACAAACGGCAAGGATTATCCTGCGAATTTGGATGAATTTGCGCTCATTATCCACTGCGGAGGCTGCATGATAAACAAAACCATGATGAAAAACCGCATGCAAAAAGCTTCACACGCCATAGTGCCTATAACAAACTACGGTATCATCATCTCGCTTTGCCAAGGCGTGCTTGATAGGGTTACTGAAATTTTTAAGACAGCTTAG
- a CDS encoding rhodanese-like domain-containing protein gives MYGLCIRLMIFFALTISHNLFASMDSPLNFGIEGAKSLSINQAEKMLGQKDTYFIDMSSPAGRLFGHIPGAILNNADELNASLLPKDKEAHLVFYSDNRMSFDSSVAAKTAKDLGYKNLYILTDGVEGWSIAGNKIEKVGKSKRKLTEEKIEDFEDMVHGGRLFGQIPSCRDCHSSEKILFASKEQREELFKDKDFVNDNCASCHKDVKKDFMGSVHDEASHKNLDPNKELPNCSDCHGIHTAQARMTLDLKQLSEQKCGSCHEEQQKHYHDTFHGKALLLNKPGDAPRVAACFDCHGTHNVFKIDDPRSTLAMTENRIKTCAECHSGSNENFVSFVAHADHTDGEKFPLLYTAYIFMTGLVIAVFSFFGFHTLLWSIKLIKTRLENPVAWKKAREAAHHDRVKVRRFSAFHMWQHFFMAASFLGLAFSGLPQKFYTAPWAQDMMNLMGGPIMATQIHHISAVIMFAVFFSHIAEIIAKWGKYEGGVFGVNSLMPNMQDLRDMRDHFRWFMGKGERPQFDRWTYWEKFDYLAVFWGMFIIGFSGLVLWFPTWFSNFLPGWALNLSTLVHSDEALLATGFIFAIHFFNTHFRADRFPMDTVIFSGSLTAEEMRQERSKWYDRLMKNGMFDKLVEKEDNFKSYSFLAKFAGYAMLVTGMVFLFMMIYAFIA, from the coding sequence ATGTATGGATTATGTATAAGATTGATGATATTTTTTGCTTTAACGATATCGCATAATCTTTTTGCTAGTATGGATTCGCCTTTAAATTTTGGTATTGAAGGGGCAAAATCGCTTAGTATCAATCAAGCTGAGAAGATGCTAGGTCAAAAAGATACATATTTTATAGATATGAGTTCGCCTGCGGGTCGTCTGTTTGGACATATTCCCGGAGCGATTTTAAACAATGCGGACGAGTTGAATGCATCGTTATTGCCAAAAGATAAAGAGGCTCATTTAGTATTTTACTCTGATAATAGAATGAGCTTTGACAGCAGCGTTGCAGCAAAGACTGCTAAAGATTTGGGCTATAAAAATCTCTACATCTTAACCGATGGCGTAGAGGGATGGTCAATAGCCGGAAATAAGATAGAAAAAGTAGGTAAATCAAAAAGAAAGCTAACCGAAGAGAAGATAGAAGATTTTGAAGATATGGTTCACGGAGGAAGACTGTTTGGTCAAATTCCTTCTTGTAGAGATTGCCATAGCTCGGAAAAAATTCTATTTGCTTCAAAAGAGCAACGCGAAGAGCTTTTTAAAGATAAAGATTTCGTAAATGACAACTGTGCAAGCTGTCACAAAGATGTGAAAAAAGATTTTATGGGAAGCGTTCACGATGAAGCGTCTCATAAGAATTTAGATCCGAACAAAGAGCTTCCTAACTGCTCTGATTGTCACGGTATCCACACGGCGCAAGCTAGAATGACGCTTGATCTTAAGCAACTTAGCGAGCAAAAATGCGGCTCTTGTCACGAAGAGCAACAAAAGCACTATCACGATACCTTCCACGGCAAAGCGCTCTTGCTTAACAAGCCGGGCGATGCACCAAGGGTTGCGGCGTGCTTTGATTGTCACGGAACACACAACGTATTTAAGATCGATGATCCAAGATCAACTTTGGCTATGACGGAAAATCGTATCAAAACATGTGCCGAGTGTCACTCTGGATCAAATGAGAATTTCGTTAGCTTTGTAGCTCATGCGGATCATACCGACGGTGAGAAATTCCCTCTTTTATATACGGCGTATATATTTATGACGGGACTTGTTATAGCGGTATTTAGCTTCTTTGGTTTCCATACATTGTTGTGGTCAATTAAGCTTATTAAAACTAGACTTGAAAATCCGGTCGCTTGGAAAAAAGCAAGAGAAGCGGCTCATCACGATAGAGTTAAAGTTAGACGCTTTAGCGCATTCCACATGTGGCAGCACTTCTTTATGGCGGCTTCATTCCTTGGACTTGCGTTCTCGGGCTTACCGCAAAAATTCTATACGGCTCCTTGGGCTCAAGATATGATGAATTTAATGGGCGGACCTATCATGGCTACTCAAATTCACCATATTTCGGCAGTTATTATGTTTGCCGTATTCTTTAGCCATATAGCTGAAATAATCGCTAAATGGGGTAAATATGAAGGCGGTGTCTTTGGCGTAAACAGCTTGATGCCAAATATGCAAGACTTAAGAGATATGAGAGACCACTTCAGATGGTTTATGGGCAAAGGCGAAAGACCTCAGTTTGACCGCTGGACATACTGGGAGAAATTCGACTACCTTGCGGTGTTCTGGGGTATGTTTATCATCGGATTTTCCGGTCTTGTGTTGTGGTTCCCTACTTGGTTTTCAAATTTCTTGCCGGGTTGGGCGCTAAACCTTTCAACTCTAGTACACTCAGACGAGGCGTTGCTAGCGACAGGATTTATCTTTGCGATCCACTTCTTTAACACTCACTTTAGAGCGGACCGCTTCCCTATGGATACGGTAATCTTCTCAGGAAGCTTAACTGCCGAAGAGATGAGACAAGAAAGAAGCAAGTGGTATGACCGCTTGATGAAGAACGGAATGTTTGATAAATTAGTCGAGAAAGAAGATAACTTCAAATCATACAGCTTCCTAGCTAAATTCGCAGGATATGCGATGCTAGTAACCGGTATGGTGTTCTTATTTATGATGATCTACGCGTTTATAGCGTAA
- a CDS encoding multiheme c-type cytochrome, which translates to MKRGWLKFITCSCFLAMCAISPLSANDKYEEPFEQGETFQNDGVAPRTLEDYVGHEKEYWEYLKKNHPVFHYEKEGRLVGKYGLSDRVEEFIEINQGPAYAKENNMEHTAVTYRLGMESFLDFPNKFVGHKKCGECHPAQYMQWERSRHAKTIRWPEELEEVGGDVKKGLPGAIETTPILTTGIEPDDTYGIIGTPRTKYGFLDKWLVRGTYHVEDGNLSDLSGKLVAGGNQYSVLWAKFLTPEMTKKIAEFSPGFPTKMEDFGKSGSHMWGMNSYGASNRKNFKFQPASAYCEICHTFKFDFKSKDEFYAALGDAKKLREHTITKGISCEECHGAGAHLYGARGAGMPSNCERCHQRFAWHKADSEKNPRKQFNAYFKSSCPSCGTEGAQLFNSAHYDEGMRCNTCHDPHEVTANDWKDGYTLTGLKKTCEDCHEVQKSFFKQGGIHAKDNCTGCHMPNMMSCENFAAVQNPDKGGFDNVRASHIWNIMVDKDRKSINPPEGKPRDPMTVKGWTLDRDENGRFFVDLMWSCGRTSFSDPNLMAPGASGCHSPVQSTLPDKLKFTDQAMIYDLVMEWQLPVKDGYSKVEIALRKIDRGMSNNKKLTTDQKARVISYARQAEDILEKLKKDGSWGVHGPKYSLKLVDEALVYVEQATNILEGKSK; encoded by the coding sequence ATGAAACGAGGTTGGTTAAAATTTATAACCTGTAGTTGTTTTCTTGCTATGTGCGCTATATCTCCTCTAAGCGCAAACGACAAGTACGAGGAGCCCTTTGAGCAAGGTGAGACATTTCAGAATGACGGTGTTGCCCCAAGAACTTTGGAAGACTATGTTGGGCATGAAAAAGAGTATTGGGAGTATTTGAAGAAAAATCACCCAGTTTTTCATTACGAAAAAGAAGGTAGGCTCGTAGGTAAATACGGCTTAAGCGATCGTGTGGAGGAATTTATCGAGATAAACCAAGGCCCTGCTTATGCTAAAGAGAACAATATGGAGCATACCGCAGTTACTTATCGTCTTGGTATGGAGTCATTCCTTGACTTTCCAAACAAATTCGTAGGGCATAAAAAATGCGGCGAGTGTCACCCTGCTCAATATATGCAATGGGAGCGCTCACGTCACGCTAAAACCATAAGATGGCCAGAAGAGCTTGAAGAGGTAGGCGGAGATGTTAAAAAAGGACTTCCGGGAGCTATTGAGACAACTCCTATTCTTACTACAGGTATTGAGCCTGATGATACATATGGCATCATAGGAACCCCAAGAACAAAATACGGCTTCCTTGATAAATGGTTAGTTCGCGGAACATATCACGTTGAAGACGGAAATTTAAGCGATCTTAGCGGTAAACTAGTAGCGGGCGGTAACCAATACTCAGTTTTATGGGCTAAATTCCTAACTCCTGAAATGACTAAAAAGATAGCAGAATTCTCACCGGGATTCCCTACTAAAATGGAAGATTTCGGCAAGAGCGGTTCTCATATGTGGGGTATGAACTCATACGGCGCATCAAATAGAAAAAATTTCAAATTCCAACCTGCAAGTGCGTATTGCGAAATTTGTCACACATTTAAATTCGACTTTAAATCTAAAGATGAATTCTATGCAGCGCTCGGCGATGCTAAAAAGCTAAGAGAGCATACTATAACAAAAGGTATTAGCTGCGAGGAGTGCCACGGTGCTGGAGCTCACTTATACGGAGCTAGAGGTGCGGGTATGCCAAGTAACTGCGAAAGATGTCACCAAAGATTTGCTTGGCATAAAGCAGACTCTGAAAAAAACCCAAGAAAACAGTTTAACGCATACTTTAAATCATCTTGTCCATCTTGCGGAACCGAAGGTGCTCAACTGTTTAACTCCGCTCACTACGATGAGGGTATGAGATGTAACACTTGCCACGATCCGCACGAAGTTACAGCCAACGACTGGAAAGACGGCTATACATTAACAGGACTTAAAAAGACTTGCGAAGACTGCCACGAAGTTCAAAAAAGCTTCTTTAAACAAGGCGGAATTCATGCTAAAGACAATTGTACAGGATGCCACATGCCAAATATGATGAGTTGTGAGAACTTCGCAGCTGTTCAAAATCCTGACAAAGGCGGATTTGACAACGTTCGTGCTTCACACATCTGGAACATCATGGTTGATAAAGATAGAAAATCAATCAACCCACCTGAAGGCAAACCAAGAGATCCTATGACCGTAAAAGGCTGGACACTTGATAGAGATGAAAACGGAAGATTCTTCGTTGACTTAATGTGGTCTTGCGGTAGAACAAGCTTTAGTGATCCTAACCTAATGGCTCCTGGAGCTAGCGGTTGCCATAGCCCTGTTCAATCAACATTGCCTGATAAGCTTAAATTTACAGATCAAGCTATGATTTATGACCTGGTTATGGAATGGCAACTTCCTGTTAAAGACGGCTACTCAAAAGTAGAGATTGCTCTTAGAAAGATTGATCGCGGTATGAGTAACAACAAAAAACTTACAACAGATCAAAAAGCTAGAGTTATATCTTATGCAAGACAAGCCGAGGATATCTTAGAAAAACTTAAAAAAGACGGTTCTTGGGGTGTTCACGGACCTAAATATTCTTTGAAACTAGTTGATGAAGCTTTGGTTTACGTTGAGCAAGCAACAAACATCTTAGAAGGTAAATCAAAATAA
- a CDS encoding cytochrome b/b6 domain-containing protein produces MHEKRVLKFPLSEKVFHNVNLITWIALIVTGVLIYFQLVDEPTSELMMDWHIGIGIVFTINFFGFVFLNFDRFALMMRNLLIWDRDTFAWFKNFGGYPRRLFGIKFGPEEVAPQGRFNAGQKAAYLIFMFMIFGLIVSGWLLYAYPAAMGKIFVKWMFYFHVWGSILTSLLAFCVHMPLAIINVEDLKAMFRIGAGDVPLDDAHHHAPKWVENDLMAVDAAKPAH; encoded by the coding sequence ATGCATGAAAAAAGAGTTTTAAAATTTCCTCTATCAGAAAAGGTCTTTCATAACGTAAACTTAATCACTTGGATAGCTCTTATCGTAACGGGTGTTTTGATCTACTTTCAGCTTGTAGATGAGCCTACTTCAGAGCTTATGATGGATTGGCATATCGGTATAGGCATCGTATTTACGATAAATTTCTTCGGATTTGTATTCTTAAATTTTGATCGTTTTGCTTTGATGATGAGAAATTTACTCATCTGGGATCGCGATACTTTCGCTTGGTTTAAGAATTTCGGCGGATATCCAAGAAGACTGTTTGGCATCAAATTCGGTCCTGAAGAGGTAGCTCCTCAAGGCAGATTTAACGCCGGTCAAAAGGCTGCTTATCTTATATTTATGTTTATGATATTTGGGCTTATAGTTTCAGGCTGGTTGCTTTATGCATATCCTGCCGCGATGGGCAAAATTTTCGTTAAATGGATGTTTTACTTCCACGTTTGGGGCTCGATACTAACAAGCTTACTTGCATTTTGCGTGCATATGCCGCTAGCGATTATAAACGTAGAGGATTTAAAAGCTATGTTTAGAATAGGCGCGGGCGACGTGCCGCTTGATGATGCGCACCATCACGCCCCAAAATGGGTAGAAAACGATCTTATGGCGGTTGATGCTGCAAAACCCGCTCATTAA
- the hydG gene encoding [FeFe] hydrogenase H-cluster radical SAM maturase HydG: protein MSWTDERYEQILKWVSKHEYEDFINENEIEEILSQTKNASKDEVRAVIKKAKENAIKGTMLTPYETAVLLNNSHDEIWDEIFEAATEVKEEVYGNRMVLFSPLYISSPCVNNCKYCGFAASNTATKKKILKDDELKNEIESLLDMGQKRLIAVYGEHPKSDYNYIAKTVREIYGVRKNNLSIRRVNINAAPLFEDEYKVVKAEGIGTFQVFQETYHRETYAKYHPQNTLKGIYDWRVFALHRALKAGLDDVAIGALLGLYDYKFEILGLLYHAMSLEKYFGIGPHTISFPRIKKTSAGANDMPYALSDDEFLRAIAIIRLMCPFTGTILTAREEPSVRDEAIRKCGISQMDAGTNIGIGGYSKKNIKDELDNQQFKIGDHRCIDEFVLNVMKKDKIPSFCTSCYREGRTGDHFMPYAKNAKIKYLCLPNAILTLKEYLLDYGSTEARELGENVIIPKYLSELEENLPSVAQKVRNLISDMEKGARDCHL from the coding sequence ATGTCGTGGACAGATGAACGATACGAACAAATTCTAAAATGGGTTAGCAAGCACGAATACGAAGATTTCATCAATGAAAACGAGATAGAAGAAATTCTATCTCAAACCAAAAACGCAAGCAAAGATGAAGTTAGAGCCGTTATCAAAAAGGCTAAAGAAAACGCTATAAAAGGCACCATGCTAACTCCTTACGAAACGGCGGTGCTTTTAAATAACTCTCACGATGAAATTTGGGATGAAATTTTTGAAGCCGCAACAGAGGTCAAAGAGGAAGTTTACGGCAACAGAATGGTGCTTTTTTCGCCTCTTTATATCTCAAGTCCGTGCGTAAATAACTGCAAATACTGCGGATTTGCCGCTTCAAACACCGCTACGAAAAAGAAAATTTTAAAAGACGACGAGCTAAAAAACGAGATAGAAAGCCTGCTTGATATGGGACAAAAGCGCCTTATAGCGGTTTACGGCGAACATCCAAAGAGTGATTATAACTATATCGCAAAGACGGTAAGAGAAATTTACGGTGTTAGAAAAAACAACCTCAGCATTCGCAGGGTAAACATAAACGCCGCTCCTCTTTTTGAGGACGAGTATAAGGTAGTTAAAGCTGAAGGCATAGGCACTTTTCAAGTATTTCAAGAGACCTATCACAGAGAAACTTACGCCAAATACCACCCACAAAATACGTTAAAAGGCATTTACGACTGGCGCGTTTTTGCGCTTCATAGAGCTCTTAAAGCAGGGCTTGATGATGTGGCTATAGGCGCACTTTTGGGACTTTATGACTATAAATTTGAGATTTTGGGATTGCTTTATCATGCCATGAGTTTAGAAAAATACTTCGGCATAGGTCCGCATACTATCTCTTTCCCTCGTATCAAAAAGACCTCAGCCGGCGCAAACGACATGCCTTATGCGCTAAGTGATGATGAGTTTTTAAGAGCTATTGCGATCATTCGCCTGATGTGTCCGTTTACAGGCACTATCCTAACGGCTAGAGAAGAGCCGTCCGTAAGAGATGAGGCGATAAGAAAGTGCGGAATTTCTCAAATGGACGCAGGCACAAACATAGGCATAGGCGGGTATTCTAAGAAAAATATCAAAGACGAGCTTGACAATCAGCAATTTAAAATCGGAGATCACCGCTGTATCGATGAATTCGTGCTAAACGTGATGAAAAAAGACAAAATTCCAAGCTTTTGCACATCCTGTTACCGTGAGGGGCGCACGGGTGATCACTTCATGCCTTATGCCAAAAACGCCAAGATCAAGTATCTTTGCTTGCCAAATGCGATACTGACGCTTAAGGAGTATTTGCTAGACTACGGCTCAACCGAAGCAAGAGAGCTTGGCGAAAACGTGATCATTCCAAAGTATCTTAGCGAGCTTGAGGAAAATTTACCTAGCGTTGCGCAAAAAGTTAGAAATTTGATAAGCGATATGGAAAAGGGTGCAAGAGATTGTCATCTATAA
- a CDS encoding DUF2254 domain-containing protein, which yields MWYKIFIWLKKPSNTLWVMPALGAIIAIVFAFMAFLGTFYLPPELLPDIKRDILQDLLDIIASSMLAVITFSLSIMVSAFSSASANATPRATELIMADDNTRITIASFISAFIYAVIAKIALGLEYYGQNGRFILFISTATVLVYLIYTLIKWVHTLSHLGRLGNTLDKIYKATAKAMKNHALSPNLGACWSPNDKEPDMALYSKGTGYLTHMNLNYLYNLSKKFGFKIFIDVRSGDYIFKGDELAFLYFDEDTDLSAKEKESMLAQIYESFVIETQRSFEQDPRFGLIVLSEVAQRALSSAVNDPGTAFSVLNLIARLLLDESVLQDKDKAYIYHRIGVKDLDISDFITQSIDAIARDGASNVEVALRVQKTLFAVYKNSEDEILKSASKAQAKTALDRSLSVLVSDFDKARLSKKYSEFFG from the coding sequence TTGTGGTATAAAATTTTCATCTGGCTAAAAAAGCCGAGTAATACTCTTTGGGTTATGCCTGCACTTGGAGCTATCATTGCGATAGTATTTGCCTTTATGGCGTTTTTAGGGACTTTTTATCTTCCGCCAGAGCTTTTACCCGATATCAAGCGAGATATATTACAAGATCTTCTTGACATCATAGCTTCAAGTATGCTCGCGGTTATTACCTTTTCGCTTTCCATTATGGTTTCTGCTTTTTCTAGCGCTTCTGCAAACGCTACTCCAAGGGCTACCGAGCTAATAATGGCCGATGATAATACCCGCATAACGATAGCTAGTTTCATATCGGCATTTATCTATGCGGTGATCGCTAAGATAGCTCTTGGGCTTGAATACTATGGTCAAAACGGCAGGTTTATACTATTTATAAGCACGGCTACCGTGCTTGTGTATCTTATCTATACGCTTATAAAGTGGGTTCATACGCTCTCGCATCTTGGTAGGCTTGGAAATACTCTTGATAAAATTTATAAGGCTACCGCAAAAGCCATGAAGAACCATGCCTTAAGCCCAAATTTGGGAGCTTGCTGGAGTCCAAACGACAAAGAGCCCGATATGGCGCTTTACTCTAAAGGCACGGGTTATCTAACTCATATGAATTTAAACTATCTTTATAATCTATCTAAAAAGTTTGGCTTTAAAATTTTTATTGATGTAAGATCGGGCGATTATATATTTAAAGGCGATGAGCTTGCATTTTTGTATTTTGATGAAGATACCGACTTAAGTGCAAAAGAAAAAGAGAGCATGCTTGCTCAAATTTATGAAAGCTTTGTTATAGAAACTCAAAGAAGCTTTGAGCAAGATCCAAGATTTGGACTTATCGTGCTTAGTGAAGTTGCGCAAAGAGCTCTATCTTCTGCCGTAAATGACCCTGGAACGGCATTTAGCGTGCTAAATTTGATAGCTAGACTTTTGCTTGACGAGAGCGTCTTGCAGGATAAGGACAAAGCATATATTTATCACCGAATAGGCGTTAAAGACCTTGATATAAGCGACTTTATAACTCAAAGCATAGATGCCATAGCCCGCGACGGAGCTTCAAACGTAGAGGTAGCTCTTAGGGTTCAAAAGACGCTTTTTGCCGTATACAAAAACAGCGAGGATGAAATTTTAAAATCCGCTTCCAAAGCTCAGGCTAAAACGGCTCTTGATAGAAGCTTAAGCGTGCTTGTAAGTGATTTTGACAAAGCAAGATTAAGTAAGAAGTATAGTGAATTTTTCGGCTAA
- a CDS encoding iron hydrogenase small subunit, with product MKFQYIEKPVGKIFSRRDFLKVGGVMTAVVAMTGYAITDIIKRRKSYIAMRQEGLYKDDKRCQNLKLTSSHQNPSCAKSYEDLKTEPMGEIAEKLLHTNAYFDRKNLILQGANHA from the coding sequence ATGAAATTTCAATACATAGAAAAACCGGTAGGCAAAATCTTCTCAAGAAGAGATTTCTTAAAAGTGGGCGGAGTGATGACGGCGGTCGTTGCAATGACAGGATATGCCATCACAGACATCATCAAAAGACGCAAATCCTATATCGCAATGCGCCAAGAAGGCTTATATAAAGATGACAAGCGCTGTCAAAATTTAAAGCTTACAAGCTCTCATCAAAACCCAAGCTGTGCGAAATCCTACGAGGATCTAAAGACCGAACCGATGGGCGAGATAGCTGAAAAACTTCTGCATACCAATGCTTATTTCGATCGCAAAAATTTGATCCTACAAGGAGCTAACCATGCATGA